In one Vigna radiata var. radiata cultivar VC1973A unplaced genomic scaffold, Vradiata_ver6 scaffold_111, whole genome shotgun sequence genomic region, the following are encoded:
- the LOC106754557 gene encoding oxysterol-binding protein-related protein 3B, protein MAPNDPKQAAASGGGGFFASIASSLSNFGSAMSKSVNGMMAYEGLEVINPEGGTEDVEEEAKKGRWKQEERDSYWKMMQKYVGSDITSMVTLPVIIFEPMTMLQRMAELMEYSYLLDMADKTEDPYMRLVYASSFFISVYYAYQRTWKPFNPILGETYEMVNHGDMTFIAEQVSHHPPMSAGHAENEHFTYDVTSKLKTKFLGNSVDVYPVGRTRVTLKKDGVVLDLVPPPTKVSNLIFGRTWIDSPGEMILTNLTTGDKVVLYFQPCGWFGAGRYEVDGYVYNSADEPKILMTGKWNEFMSYQVCDSEGEPLPGTELKEVWRVADVPKKDKFQYTHFAHKINSFDTAPKKLLASDSRLRPDRMALEKGDLSTSGYEKSSLEERQRAEKRNREAKNHKFTPRWFDLTDEVTTTPWGELEVYQYNGKYTEHRAAIDSSEAIHESDNRPDFNPWQYDNVEAE, encoded by the exons ATGGCTCCAAATGATCCTAAGCAAGCTGCTGCTTCTGGTGGTGGGGGCTTTTTTGCTTCTATTGCTTCCAGTTTGTCCAATTTTGGCAGTGCTATGTCCAAATCCGTTAATGG TATGATGGCCTATGAGGGACTGGAGGTTATTAATCCAGAAGGAGGAACTGAAGATgttgaagaagaagcaaagaaGGGACGTTGGAAACAAGAG GAGCGAGATAGTTACTGGAAAATGATGCAAAAGTATGTTGGCTCCGATATCACTTCAATGGTGACACTTCCAGTTATTATTTTTGAGCCAATGACAATGCTGCAGAGAATGGCTGAG CTTATGGAGTATTCTTACCTGTTGGATATGGCGGACAAGACTGAGGATCCATACATGAGACTAGTATATGCTT CATCATTCTTCATATCTGTCTACTATGCATATCAGCGAACATGGAAGCCATTCAATCCAATTCTTGGTGAGACTTACGAAATGGTTAACCATGGTGACATGACATTTATAGCAGAGCAG GTCAGCCACCACCCCCCAATGAGTGCTGGGCATGCTGAAAACGAACATTTCACTTACGATGTGACATCGaaattgaaaactaaatttCTGGGCAACTCAGTGGATGTATATCCTGTTGGAAG AACACGTGTTACCCTCAAAAAAGATGGAGTGGTCCTTGATTTAGTGCCTCCTCCTACAAAAGTTAGCAACTTGATTTTCGGACGAACGTGGATTGATTCACCTGGAGAGATGATCTTGACAAATCTGACCACAGGGGACAAAGTGGTGCTGTATTTTCAACCATGTGGCTGGTTTGG TGCGGGTAGGTATGAAGTGGACGGATACGTGTATAATTCTGCTGACGAACCCAAGATACTGATGACTGGAAAATGGAACGAGTTCATGAGTTACCAAGTTTGTGACTCAGAAGGAGAACCACTTCCAGGCACTGAACTGAAAGAG GTTTGGAGAGTTGCAGATGTCCCTAAGAAGGACAAATTTCAATACACACATTTTGCACATAAGATTAATAGCTTTGACACTGCTCCCAAGAAGTTGTTGGCATCTGATTCTCGTCTGCGTCCTGATAGAATGGCCCTTGAGAAGGGTGATCTATCCACATCTGGTTATGAGAAGAGCAG TTTGGAGGAGAGGCAAAGAGCTGAGAAGAGAAACCGGGAGGCCAAGAACCATAAATTCACACCAAGATGGTTTGATTTAACAGATGAAGTAACTACAACCCCTTGGGGTGAGTTGGAAGTTTACCAATACAATGGTAAATATACTGAACATCGTGCTGCTATAGATAGTTCAGAGGCCATTCATGAATCTGACAACAGACCAGACTTCAACCCTTGGCAATATGATAATGTGGAAGCTGAATAA